A region of the Phaseolus vulgaris cultivar G19833 chromosome 11, P. vulgaris v2.0, whole genome shotgun sequence genome:
attttaattttttttatcaaaaagttgttagaaatataaatttgttatttcAAAGAAAACAATTGATTCAAATTTAACAGGAAGTATCACAAAAAATTActactataatttttttgtgaaaaCGGTTGATTAAAATGACAAGAACAAATTAATATGCAACAAATGAAAATGCAGAAAGTACTAGAACAAAAATACTTGTTTCactctttttcaaaaattacaTCTAGTTACCACTTTACACATAAATGGTTTTCACTAAAAACACACATTCTTGTACAAAGATCACAAATCTTGAACCCTACAAAATCGGTTCTACCCCTATAACAATCTGTTATAGATTACACCTGAAACGGAAAACTAAGAAACTCAAAATAGGTTTTTGGTTTTCCACACAGTAAGGAAccccttataaaaaaaaatgatgattcAAATCTTCCAAGAATTCAGAAATTTTTTCTAACACTTGTAAAATCAATATTGAAATCACACTTTCACACGTTCAGCTTCGAAAAATTCTCTCATATATCTTTCTAGATGTTTAAAGAAACTTTGTATAGATTCTGACAAACATAAAACTAGTTTAAATATACAACTATCAAAATCAATTTGTTAAAGCTGGAATTAACCAGCTAATTTCATTTAAAGTGAAATTATTAGTGTAACCCAGTTTTTCACACAtgttaaaaattcaaacttaaaaaatcattttatcaaacacattaaatcagaattttgaaaaaattaaaacattttacaGAAaacataagtgttttcaatcagttgagttatgaaaataaaaaattaaaaactttaacttctataaaatcttttaaaaaatagtttcaaaaacattttaatcattttataacatttttcttAGATTCATCGTCTCATTATGCAAAAGATAAATTGTATACACAAAACATACTAAACTAAAATAAGACAAGACATACTAggattcatcaaacacaacTTGGACCTAAGATGTCTAACACCTAGAACATTTTGGGAGCATCTTGAAGGATGTGCATAATAAATGTTGGTATATAAAGCAAAGTGTGAACAGATGCGTTGCAGAAGAAGCAGAGGAATAAGTCGAGAAGGCTTTTCCCTTGAAGGATGGTTATGACTGGGAGGACCCTTGGGTTTATGCGTATTTTTTCAAGTATCGTAGGTCCTATGTGTTTCGTTCGTTTGACAATGTCAGAATTTTTTGCTTTTGTGGCTAAGCATGAAATGATTTGTAAAGTTTTTCAGGCATGTTAAATCAAGTGTTCTCAAGCTCAGAGGTACAATTTGAACATGATAAATTGTCGTAGTTGATATGCATAAATACTCATGGCTACCAAGACTAAGATGTTGCTTCCTTATATTTTCTTGGTAAAGTTCACATAGAGTGAATTGTTCTGAACCAAGTTGATAACTTAGAAGCCTTTTTGGTAGAGTTCACATGGAATAAATCATCCTCCAACAAAGGTGTTGCTTGAAAGCCTGTAGGGCTCACATGGAGTGAATCATCTTGCAACGAGGTGTTGCTTTGGGAGCCTTTCACGACAAGGTTTACATGGATTAGCTCTAAGAAGGTGTGGTTTTGGGATCTTTCTCAACAGGTTTACATGGAGTGAATCATTCTGCACCGAGATCTCAGTAGGGTTCACATGGAGTGAATCGTCCTTCACCGGGAAACTGTTGCTTTGGGATCTTTCTCGACAAGGTTCACATGGAGTGAATCATCCTCCACCGAGGTGTGACATTGGTAGCCTTCTTGGTAGGGTTCACATGGAGTGAATCATCCTGCACTGAAAAGGTGTGGTTTTGGGAGCCTTCTCGGCAGGATTCATATGAAGTAAATCATCCTGCATCAAGAAGGTGTGGCTTTGGGAGCCTTTTCGACAGGGTTCACTTGGAGTGAATCGTCTTGCATCAAAGTGTGGCTTTGGTAACCTTCTCGATAGTATTCACATGGAGTGAATCATCCTGCACCGAGAAGGTGTTGCTTTGGTAGCCTTCTAGGTAAGGTTCACATGGAATGAATCGTCTTGAACCAAAAACATGTTGATTTAGGGGTCTTCTCGGCAGGGTTCACGTGAATCATCGTGCACCAAGAAGGTGTGGCTTTGAAAGCTTTCTCGACAGGGTTCACATCGAGTGAATCATCTTGCGCCGAGGTATAACTTTGGTAGCCTTCTCGGTAGGGTTCACTTGGAGTGAATCATCCTGCATTGTGAAGGTGTTGCTTTGGTAGCCTTCTCAATAGTGTTCACATGAAGTGAATTGTCCTGCACTGAGAAGGTATTGATTTAGGAGTCTTTTCGGTAGGGTTCACATGGAGTGAATCATCACGTACCAAAAAGGTGTTGCTTTGGGAGCCTTCTCAGCAGGGTTCGCATGAAGTGAATCGTCCTGCACCAAGGTGTGGCTTTGGTGAATAGTCTTGTACCAAAAAGGTATTGCTTTTGTATTCTCAGTAGGGTTCACATGGAGTGAACCGTTCTGCAATTAAAAGGTGTTGCTTTGTGAGCCTTCTTGGCAAGGTTCACATGGAGTTAATGATCATGCACCGAGAAGGTGTGGCTTTGGAAGCCTTCTCAGCAGGGTGCTCATTGGGTGAATCATCCAACATCAAGGTGTGGCTTTAGTAGCCTTCTCGGTTGGGTTCACATGGAGTGAATTGTCCTACACCATAAATTGCTGCTTTGGGAGTCTTCTCGGCAAGGTTCACATTTGAATCATCATGCAACTAGAAGGTGTTGCATTGGTAGTTTTCTCGACAGAATTCACATGGAGTGAGTCATCCTACACCTAGAAAGTGTTGCTTTGGTAGCCTTCACGGCAAGGTTTACATGAAGTGAATCATCCTGCACTGAGAATGTGTTACTTTAGTAACCTTCTCACTATGGTTCATATGAAGTGAATCGTCCTGCACAAAAAAGGTGTTTAGCTGCAAAATATAGTGAATTGACTCAAAAGGATGATAAATCGATGAAAATTTTCAAAGAGTGCAATACCTATCCAGGTAGGATTCCATATGGAAAGACATTATTATGGTTCCTAAAGATAGCAATCTGATCTCTTAGATTATGCAGGAGTTTCATTTTTCTAAAGTGGGAGGGCATGTTGGCAGCACCAAAACAATTGCAAGGATTTGCTCAAAGTTTTACTGGTCATGCATGCAACAGGAGATTCGAGCATTCATTAGGAAGTGCAATTTTTGTCAACCGGCTAAAATAGACCAGACACTCTCAGTTGGCTTATTGCAGCCACTTCGTATACCTCAAAATTGTATGAGATGACATTGCAATGTGCACTGTATCACAAATTTGCCTGCTTCTCATGGTTTCACTAACATCATGATTGTTGTTGATAGATTGACCAAGTTTGGTCATTGTGGGGTTAAAACCTGGTTCACTGGTAAGATAGTAGATGATGTTTTTATCAATACTATAATATAGTATCAGAAAGAGACAGAGTTTTCATCAATTCCTTTTGGTAGAATTTGTTAAGGAGCCACACTTTCAGTGAGTTTAGCTTATCATCCAGAGTCAGACTGAGGTTTTAAACAAAACCATAGAGATGTATTTGTTGTGCTATGTTTTTAGCAATCCTAAATCCTTCGCAACAATACCTTCCATTGCCATTGAGTACTTAAAAAGTTCCAAGGTCATATACTGCTTTGAAGCTAAGCTTATCAATCTATATTGAAGCCAAGGAGATGAAATAAATTTGTTACTAATTCAAACCAAATATGTGAACAAAACTTGGTTTTTGAACACTGATTTGACGAAATCTTGAAGACCTCTTCGTCCTTTTATTGACATTTTCTTATCAATCAAGgctcattttttaatttactcTATTTGCAGTGAAGTTTATAACATGTAACTTATAGTACTCAAAATTGAAGTTACTGCAAATATCATTCACTCTAAGTATATGATACCCAGAGGGGACAGCAATCACATTTCATTAGAGTGCATATTTATTTCaaacaaagtaaaaatatatatgtaccACATGCTCATTTCAACTGCCACATCAATTCATGATGAAAAGTTTTCAAGTGTTATAGCTATGATGAAACCAAAAGCAAGTCAATCAGAAAACAGTGTTTTATCTAATGAGGAATAGGGCATAATGAATTAAAATCTTGTTGCTCTTGCCATTTTGAAAAGTAATGTAAACGTGTTATACTGTTTATATTAGTCATGTGTGAGGATAAATTTCATCGAGTGTGTAAGGAAATAAACCATGCTTGGTCTAATAAGTAAGTTTATTCAAATATGAaatcaacctcataaaacccgcttataaagtgaggtttgcacttacttatatactatgaaatttcctaatctctagtcgatgtgggatctccaacaatctCCCGAGTCAAGTGGAGCATGCATGAAGGAGTCAAATtagttttctattcttttccTCAACACAGTTGGGTAATCCTAGATTTGAACCAGAGACTTCGTCCGTGAAATAAATCATCGCACCTACAATCCAAACAATTGGGAGAGAATCAATAGATTCATTTTCGGGAGCGATTCATCCTTCTTGAACGCAACATACAACTATTCGTTGTATTGCGCTCTCCAAGTGTGTTTGTTCCCTCTTATTTTTTACCATGGCAAGTCTTTGCGAAAAAACTCCGATGAGAAGAGAAAAGAAGGCATTAAGAGACCCTTTCGGCACAATCTTAGACACTCTAAAATCCTTTTTCAAACCTATTCTCCCTTTTTGAAGATAGATAAATAGACACATCTCACTGATCGGGGGTGTCCATAGTGACTGAGGCGGTCAAAGACCAAGAACTGAGTTATTTAACAGTCAATTGTTGTATTCTTCTTATGGCTAGATCCAATCTCCTAGTCCTTGtggaaaggaaaaagaaatttCACATTCTCTAGGAAAATCCTATTGATTGCAATTTTCTCTAAAACATGAAGAATGGTACAATTTAGTTCATCTATAATATCATATCACATATACATAGGTTTCTTCTATGTTGTAAACTAATTTTCTTTGTGTTTTATATTCAATTGAATTTGAAATTCATTCTTTGAAAGgtcaaaaacaaagaaaaaattatcatataatGATAAGACTCAATACACCCTCACTTCTACTTTTTTATCGTGTTTTTTTATCACTTCTACTAATTTATCCCGGGCACAGTGAGTTTGTTGGAATAGCACAATAATGATAGCCACACAGGCAAGCACTGATTATGGGGTTACTACGGGTGAAACTTCCATGGAATAAAATCTAACTTCTAAGGAAATACAACTATTTTCTCTATTCTATCttttcttagtgttggtgttgAAGGAATAAAACAGAGCAAGATATTTGTGaacagaaaatatatattttatttcactgctacttttcaaataaaaatacaatctctctaaataatcttacaatagacttctcaaattctaccttctctatcataaaacctatactataatttacatttaaatcacagtataaatgacattcaaaacagaattaaagataataattattggCTATTCAAATGCTAAAATAAAACTGCTGACGGCTTTGAGTTTAATGCTAACAAATTCCCCCTTAAACTCAAACCTTTCATATTTTTCATTCTGATTGTTATCGCTCACACTTTATATTTTGTCCTTACCCAACTGCCtccaatattatattttttcagtAGCCACCATACTGTCCTTGATTAGAAGCAACTTCAATATTTTCTTCATTGCACTAATCCGTGcagaattttgaattgaattacttttaattttccaaacaaaatcTTCTCCACTTTTACCCTTTGAATTAAAAGGATTTAAGAAAGACTTTGACTTCAATGAGTTTCGAAGATAATGATTATACCGTATTTCCCTTTCAGATGATGTCTCAACACCATTCCATTTATGGTCTTCTCCTAAATCAAAACCATTATTTTCAAGTAAAACACATGAACCAAAAGGGGCTTTTAATTTGAATTGTAATTcattcaccttttctttttgtgcCAAAAGCAACAAATGGAGTTCTTCAACTTGATTGACTCTACTTTCCTTGTCTTTCTCCAtatcaacatatttttcttccaattttgtAAACCTTTTTTCCAGGTTATTAAATTTTGCTTCAACACTCTCCAATAATTTTCCCATACTGAGAATATTATTCTTCAAGTCAGGTACATAAATTTCTGTGACATTTTCTTTGGATTTAAAGGCAATGTGCTCCTCCTCCATTGGATTGAGAGCAAAACTTTTTCCCTTCATTTCAACTTTAAACAAATCGCTGCCATCAACATCTTTGATTAAACaatgtttattttcaaacatcACCTTATAACCTTTTTCCAACAATTGACCAACACTCAAAAGATTTTGATCAATCTCTGGCACAAAAAGAACATTTGTAATGATTTTTATACCTTTATAGCTTGTGATAGCTATTGTGCCTTTTCCTTTTACTGCAAGGTGTTCACCATTTCCAATCCTCACCCTTTTAATATCAGTAGTTCTCAATTCCTTGAAGAGTTCCTTGTCATGTGTCATGTGGTTGGTGCAGCCACTGTCAATTAACCAAGATGCACTTGAAATATTGCTGCAAAACCCAATTGCAACGAAAAGTACATCCTCCTCCTCATTTGCAAATTGAGCATCTACGTCTTTTTGCTcactttggtttctacaaatgatTGTTTCATGcccaagttgattgcacttgttgcACTTAGCATCAAGTCTTCTCCAACACTTAAACGGTGGATGACCTAACTTGTTGCAATGCTTACAAGGAGGATAATTTCTACCTTTGTTTTTCCAGCCACCTTCATGTTTGACTAGTAAGGCTCCTTCTATTGCTCCATCTTGTCTCATGGCTCTCCTTTAttcttgtgcttgtaaagcattTAAGAGCTCTGCAAGAGAAATCTTTGATAGGTCCTTTGTGTTCTCCAGGGTTGTTATGGTGGCTTCAAACCTCTCTGGAACTGTTACAGCAGTTTTTCCACAATTCTTGAATCTTTTAACACAAATCCAAGCAACCTCACTTTGTTGGCAATGCTTAGAAGTCTGTCCGAGTACTCTTTTACGGATTTCGACTCCTTCATTCTCTGCAATTCAAACTCTCTGATTAGATTCAGAGTTTGCATTCCACGAATCCTCTCATCACCTTCATATTCTACCTTGAGGTAATCCCATATTTCTTTTACTGACTTCAAGGGCATTATCCTTGTGAATACCATAGGAGATACAGCTGCAAATAAACATGTTTTTGCCTTtgatttctttatctttttttcctTCTGTGATTTTATTTGTGCCACCGTAGGGTTTTCTACAGCTTCCcataaatccaatgcttctaggTAGGTCTTCATACGAACAACCCACATTTGATAATTGTCTCCATCAAAGACAGGTGGTGCCATTGCTGAAAAATTTGATCCTCCTTCCATTGGTGCGCTCTACTAACCTCACAGATCCCTCAAGAaaatagctctgataccaattgttggtgTTGAGGGAATAAAACAGAGCAAGATATTTGTGaacagaaaatatatattttatttcattgctacttttcaaataaaaatacaatctCTCTAAATAGTCTTACAATACATTTCTCAAATTCTACCTTCTCTATCATAAAACCTATActataatttacatttaaatcatagtataaatgacattcaaaacataattaaagataataattattggCTATTCAAATGCTAAAATAAAACTGATGACGGCTGACGACTTTGAGTTTAATGCTAACACTTagctttcttttttattattatctcaTTATTCTCTGTAATTATGAATCAGTCTCTTTTtattatcttcttcttccatgGTCCCCATTCAATCGAAGCGGAGAAGGATGCATGTGATTCATTTTCTACTCTTGTATGTGATAACTGACAATTCttgaaaaatataagaaagGTTATGTACCTTCACTAAATCGTAACCACTCATTCATTCATGCCAATTCATTATTGACAGAGCCGTGGAAACACTCAACACCTATTGGTTGTTGACGAGCCATCAAGGAATAAATGTTCTCCAACCTTAACTTAAAACCATCAATCAAAACTTAGCTTATTACTATTATTTCCATTGCAGTCCCTTATCAGTTTCATTCATCCACTTACCATGGCAGAAATGGTTACCAGTGTTCTTTTCTCTGGTTTCCAAAATAGGACTATTGACACTTTGGCAGTTCTTTATATTTTACTGCAACATCAATTTCTTTGTCCTTTGCAatgttattttcaaatatatacaTGCAATGTTAGATGATTCGGGTTTATTTATTGATTAGTTAGCCACCGAAATTCACCATTATTATTGGCCCACTAGCCTTCAAATTTACATGGCATAAGCTTCACTTCAAATTAGTCAGTTCCATTCATCAAACTCCCTTACCTATTCTTACCATGGCAGCAGAAATGGTTACTGGTGCTCTTGTTTCTACTTTCGTAGAGAGGACTATTGACACTTTGGCTTCCCGTTTTGTCGACATATTTCGTGCAAGAAAACACAAAAAGAAGCAACTCAGCGACTTGAAGATGAAGCTCCTGGCCATTGATGTTGTGGCTTTTGATGCAGAACAAAAGCAGTTCAAAGATCAAAGTGTGAGAGATTGGCTTCTCAGGGCCAAAGATGTTGTGTTTGATGCAGAAGATCTCTTGGATGAAATAGATTATGAACTCTCCAAAAGCAAAGTGGAAGCTGAGTCTCAGAGTGCTACTTACAAGGTGTGGAATTCTCTCAAATCTTCTTTTGTCACTTTCTTTGAAAATCAAATTGAATCTAGGATGGAACAAGTCATTGAAGACCTAGAAGATCTTGCGACCCGAAGCGATATTCTAGGTTTGAAAAAGGCTAGTGGTGTTGGGGTTGGATCAGGATCGAGAAGTAAATTAACATATACATCTTTGCCAAATGAAAGTGTTATTTATGGCAGAGATGAAGACAAAGAATTTGTCCTTAACTGGCTCACATCTGACACTCACAACAACCTTTCTATACTTTCTATTGTGGGCATGGGTGGGTTGGGTAAGACCTCACTTGCCCAACATGTATTCGATGACCCAAGGATTGAAGGTAAATTTGATATTAAAGCTTGGGTTAGTGTTCCACAGGAATTTGATGTTCTCAATGTATCAAGAGCAATTCTTGACACGATTACTGGTTCAACTGATCATAGTATACAACAGGAAATGGTTCAGAGAAGACTGAAAGAAAATTTGAGGGGGAAGAAATTTCTTCTCATTTTGGATGACGTTTGGAACGAACGACAATCTAAATGGGAAGATGTGCAGAAGCCCCTACTTTTCGGAGGCCAAGGCAGTAGGATTCTTCTCACTACACGTAGTGAGAAGGTTTCTGTTACCATGAGATCAGAAAAGCAATTCCTTCAGGTATTAAGCAAAGATTATTGCTGGGACTTGTTCGCAAAACATGCATTCCAAAGTGCTAATCCTCAACCACATCCAGACTTCTTGGAGATTGGTAAGAAGATAGTTGAAAAATGTAATGGGCTTCCTTTAGCCTTGAAAACAATGGGAAGTCTATTACACAATAAATCATCCTTTTGGGAATGGGAAAGCATTATGAAAAGTGAGATATGGGATTTTTCAGAAGACGAAAGTGATATACTCCCTGCTTTAAGATTGAGTTATCTCCACCTTCCTTCTCATCTgaagaaatgttttacttttagAAGAAATGTTTTGCTTTTTGTGCCTTATTTCCCAAAGGTTATAGGTTTGACAAGGAGTGTTTAGTTCAACTGTGGTTGGCTGAAAATTTTCTAAAAAGCCCTCTACAGAGAAGGAGTCCTACAGAAGTTGGAGAACAGTATTTCAACGATCTGTTATCGTGGTCCTTCTTTCAACAATCtggaaaagaagagaaaaagcaTTTTATCATGCATGACCTTCTAAATGATTTGGCGAAATTCGTTTGTGAGGACATCTGCATCAGGTTAGGAGTTGATGAACCAAAAGGTATACCCAAGACAAGCCGTCATTTTTTATTTCCAGGAACTGATGATTTACATTTTGATGAGTTTGGGAGTTTGATTGATACTCAAAAGTTGCATACATTTCTGAAAACTGATTGGCAAACGTATGAAGCTTTTGGTTCCCCTCAGTGCTCTGGGATGTCGATAGATGACTTGTTCTCCAAATTTAAGTTCATACGCGTCTTGTCTTTGTCTCATTGTCGTAACCTTACAGAGGTGCCTAAATCTGTAGGAAATCTTAAGCATCTCCGTTCATTAGATCTCTCTTTTACTGAGATAGAAAAACTACCTGACTCCATAAGTTTACTCTACAAGTTGCAAATACTGAAGCTGAACCATTGTCAAAGATTGAAGGAGCTTCCCTCATGTTTGCATCAACTGGACAATTTGCGATGCCTTGAATTTATAAATACTGAAGTGAACATTGTGCCTGCACATTTGGGAAAGCTGAAGAATCTCCAAGTATTGATGAGTTCGTTTTACG
Encoded here:
- the LOC137809183 gene encoding uncharacterized protein, whose translation is MEGGSNFSAMAPPVFDGDNYQMWVVRMKTYLEALDLWEAVENPTVAQIKSQKEKKIKKSKAKTCLFAAVSPMVFTRIMPLKSVKEIWDYLKVEYEGDERIRGMQTLNLIREFELQRMKESKSVKEYSDRLLSIANKVRLLGFVLKDSRIVEKLL
- the LOC137809179 gene encoding uncharacterized protein, coding for MRQDGAIEGALLVKHEGGWKNKGRNYPPCKHCNKLGHPPFKCWRRLDAKCNKCNQLGHETIICRNQSEQKDVDAQFANEEEDVLFVAIGFCSNISSASWLIDSGCTNHMTHDKELFKELRTTDIKRVRIGNGEHLAVKGKGTIAITSYKGIKIITNVLFVPEIDQNLLSVGQLLEKGYKVMFENKHCLIKDVDGSDLFKVEMKGKSFALNPMEEEHIAFKSKENVTEIYVPDLKNNILSMGKLLESVEAKFNNLEKRFTKLEEKYVDMEKDKESRVNQVEELHLLLLAQKEKVNELQFKLKAPFGSCVLLENNGFDLGEDHKWNGVETSSEREIRYNHYLRNSLKSKSFLNPFNSKGKSGEDFVWKIKSNSIQNSARISAMKKILKLLLIKDSMVATEKI